Proteins encoded together in one Helicobacter pylori window:
- the rplM gene encoding 50S ribosomal protein L13, with the protein MTKTAKVNDIVRDWVVLDAKDKVFGRLITEIAVLLRGKHRPFYTPNVDCGDFVVVINANKVKFSGMKLEDKEYFTHSGYFGSTKSKTLQEMLEKTPEKLYHLAVRGMLPKTKLGKAMIKKLKVYRDDKHPHTAQTSKKDAK; encoded by the coding sequence ATGACAAAGACTGCTAAAGTCAATGACATCGTTCGTGATTGGGTCGTTTTAGACGCTAAAGACAAAGTTTTTGGCCGCTTGATCACTGAAATCGCTGTGCTTTTAAGAGGCAAACACCGCCCTTTTTACACCCCTAATGTGGATTGTGGGGATTTTGTGGTGGTTATCAACGCTAATAAGGTTAAATTTTCAGGCATGAAATTAGAGGATAAAGAGTATTTTACCCATTCAGGCTATTTTGGCAGCACTAAGAGCAAGACTCTCCAAGAAATGCTAGAAAAAACCCCTGAAAAGCTCTACCACTTAGCCGTTAGGGGCATGCTCCCTAAAACGAAATTAGGGAAAGCGATGATTAAAAAACTCAAAGTTTATCGTGATGATAAGCACCCTCACACCGCACAAACTAGCAAAAAGGACGCTAAATGA
- a CDS encoding 30S ribosomal protein S9, which yields MRKIYATGKRKTAIAKVWLTPGKGELSINEQSLNQWLGGHEAIKMKVMQPLLLTKQEQSVDIKAVVFGGGYSAQAEALRHGISKALNAYDIAFRAVLKPKGLLTRDSRVVERKKYGKRKARRSPQFSKR from the coding sequence ATGAGAAAAATCTATGCTACCGGTAAAAGAAAAACCGCTATCGCTAAAGTGTGGCTCACTCCCGGTAAAGGCGAATTGAGTATCAATGAACAGAGCTTGAATCAATGGTTAGGCGGGCATGAAGCCATTAAAATGAAAGTCATGCAGCCCTTACTTTTAACCAAACAAGAGCAATCTGTGGATATTAAAGCGGTGGTTTTTGGTGGGGGCTACTCAGCGCAAGCGGAAGCCTTAAGGCATGGCATTTCTAAAGCTTTGAACGCTTATGATATTGCTTTTAGAGCCGTTTTAAAACCTAAAGGCTTGCTCACTAGGGATTCAAGGGTGGTTGAACGCAAAAAATATGGTAAAAGAAAGGCCAGAAGAAGCCCGCAATTCTCCAAAAGGTAA
- the rpoD gene encoding RNA polymerase sigma factor RpoD: protein MKKKANEEKAPKRAKQEAKAEATQENKTKENNKAKENKIKESKIKEAKTKESKIKEAKTKESKIKEIKAKEPVPVKKLSFNEALEELFANSLSDCVSYESIIQISAKVPTLAQVKKIKELCQKYQKKLVSSSEYAKKLNAIDKIKKTEEKQKVLDEELEDGYDFLKEKDFLEWSRSDSPVRMYLREMGDIKLLSKDEEIELSKQIRLGEDIILDAICSVPYLIDFIYAYKDALINRERRVKELFRSFDDDDENSVSDSKKDDDNEEDEENEERKKVVSEKDRKRVEKVQESFKALDKAKKEWLKALEAPVDEKEDELVRLLTLAYKRQTLKDRLYDLEPTSKLINELVKTMETTLKSGDGFEKELKRLEYKLPLFNDTLIANHKKILANITSMTKEDIIAQVPEATMVSVYMDLKKLFLTKEASEEGFDLDPNKLKEILEQIKRGKLISDRAKNKMAKSNLRLVVSIAKRFTSRGLPFLDLIQEGNIGLMKAVDKFEHEKGFKFSTYATWWIKQAISRAIADQARTIRIPIHMIDTINRINKVMRKHIQETGKEPDLEVVAEEVGLSLDKVKNVIKVTKEPISLETPVGNDDDGKFGDFVEDKNIVSSIDHIMREDLKAQIESVLDQLNDREKAVIRMRFGLLDDESDRTLEEIGKELNVTRERVRQIESSAIKKLRSPQYGRILRNYLRI, encoded by the coding sequence ATGAAAAAGAAAGCTAACGAAGAAAAAGCCCCAAAAAGAGCTAAACAGGAAGCCAAAGCAGAAGCCACACAGGAAAATAAAACTAAAGAAAACAATAAAGCCAAAGAAAATAAAATCAAAGAAAGCAAAATTAAAGAAGCTAAAACCAAAGAAAGCAAAATTAAAGAAGCTAAAACCAAAGAAAGCAAAATCAAAGAAATTAAAGCGAAAGAACCTGTTCCTGTTAAAAAGCTTAGTTTTAATGAAGCGTTAGAAGAATTGTTCGCTAATTCCTTAAGCGATTGCGTTTCTTATGAGTCTATCATTCAAATCAGCGCAAAAGTCCCCACTCTAGCCCAAGTCAAAAAAATCAAAGAATTGTGCCAAAAATACCAAAAGAAATTAGTCAGCTCTTCAGAATACGCTAAAAAACTCAATGCAATTGACAAGATTAAAAAAACTGAAGAAAAGCAAAAAGTTTTAGATGAAGAATTAGAAGATGGCTATGACTTTTTGAAAGAAAAGGATTTTTTAGAGTGGAGCAGGAGCGATAGCCCGGTGCGCATGTATTTGCGCGAGATGGGGGATATAAAACTTTTAAGCAAAGATGAAGAGATTGAATTGAGCAAGCAAATCCGCTTGGGCGAAGACATTATTTTAGACGCGATTTGCTCGGTGCCGTATTTGATTGATTTTATCTATGCGTATAAAGACGCTTTAATCAATCGTGAAAGAAGGGTTAAAGAGCTTTTTAGGAGCTTTGATGATGACGATGAAAATAGCGTGAGCGATTCTAAAAAAGATGACGACAACGAAGAAGATGAAGAAAACGAAGAAAGGAAAAAAGTCGTTTCTGAAAAAGACAGGAAGCGTGTAGAAAAGGTTCAAGAAAGCTTTAAAGCCCTAGATAAGGCTAAAAAAGAATGGCTCAAAGCCCTTGAAGCCCCTGTAGATGAAAAAGAAGATGAGCTAGTGCGTTTATTGACCCTAGCTTACAAACGCCAAACGCTCAAAGACAGACTCTATGACTTAGAGCCTACCAGCAAACTGATTAATGAATTAGTCAAAACGATGGAAACCACTTTAAAAAGCGGCGATGGGTTTGAAAAAGAGTTGAAACGCTTGGAATACAAACTGCCCTTATTCAATGACACTCTCATCGCTAACCATAAAAAAATCCTTGCCAATATCACTAGCATGACTAAAGAAGATATTATCGCTCAAGTGCCAGAAGCGACTATGGTAAGCGTGTATATGGATCTCAAAAAACTCTTTTTGACTAAAGAAGCGAGCGAAGAGGGCTTTGATTTAGACCCTAACAAGCTAAAAGAAATTTTAGAGCAAATCAAAAGAGGGAAATTGATTTCCGATCGCGCTAAAAACAAAATGGCTAAATCCAATTTAAGGTTGGTAGTGAGCATCGCTAAACGATTCACGAGCAGAGGCTTACCATTCTTGGATTTGATTCAGGAGGGTAATATCGGCTTGATGAAAGCGGTGGATAAGTTTGAGCATGAAAAGGGCTTCAAGTTTTCTACCTATGCGACCTGGTGGATCAAGCAAGCCATCAGCAGAGCCATAGCCGATCAAGCCCGCACCATCCGCATCCCCATTCACATGATTGACACGATTAATCGCATCAATAAAGTCATGCGCAAACACATTCAAGAAACCGGCAAAGAGCCTGATTTAGAAGTGGTGGCTGAAGAAGTGGGGCTTTCGTTAGATAAAGTGAAGAATGTGATTAAGGTTACTAAAGAGCCTATCAGTTTGGAAACCCCAGTCGGCAATGATGATGATGGCAAATTTGGGGATTTCGTGGAAGATAAAAATATCGTTAGCTCCATTGATCACATCATGCGAGAAGATTTAAAAGCCCAGATTGAAAGCGTTTTGGATCAGTTGAATGATCGAGAAAAAGCGGTGATCCGCATGCGTTTTGGGCTTTTGGACGATGAAAGCGATCGGACTTTAGAAGAAATCGGTAAGGAATTGAATGTTACTAGAGAAAGGGTGCGCCAGATTGAAAGCTCTGCGATTAAAAAATTGAGAAGCCCGCAATACGGGCGCATTTTAAGAAACTATTTGCGCATTTGA
- a CDS encoding 5'-methylthioadenosine/adenosylhomocysteine nucleosidase: MVQKIGILGAMREEITPILELFGVGFEEIPLGGNVFHKGVYHDKEIIIAYSKIGKVHSTLTTTSMILAFGVQKVLFSGVAGSLVKDLKINDLLVANQLVQHDVDLSAFDHPLGFIPESAIFIETSESLNALAKKIANEQHIALKEGVIASGDQFVHSKERKEFLVSEFKASAVEMEGASVAFVCQKFGVPCCVLRSISDNADEEANMSFDEFLEKSAQTSAKFLKSMVDKL; the protein is encoded by the coding sequence ATGGTGCAAAAAATTGGTATTTTAGGGGCGATGAGAGAAGAAATAACCCCTATACTAGAATTGTTTGGCGTAGGTTTTGAAGAAATCCCTTTAGGGGGGAATGTTTTCCATAAAGGCGTTTATCATGATAAGGAAATCATTATCGCTTATAGCAAGATTGGCAAGGTGCATTCCACTTTAACCACAACGAGCATGATTTTAGCGTTTGGCGTTCAAAAGGTGCTTTTTAGCGGGGTGGCTGGAAGCTTAGTTAAAGATTTAAAAATCAATGATTTGTTAGTGGCCAATCAATTAGTCCAGCATGATGTGGATTTGAGCGCGTTTGATCACCCTTTAGGGTTTATCCCCGAAAGCGCGATTTTTATTGAAACGAGCGAAAGTTTAAACGCCCTAGCTAAAAAGATCGCTAATGAGCAACATATCGCGCTCAAAGAAGGCGTCATCGCATCAGGCGATCAGTTTGTGCATAGTAAAGAAAGGAAAGAATTTTTAGTTAGCGAGTTTAAGGCGAGCGCGGTGGAAATGGAAGGGGCGAGCGTGGCGTTTGTGTGCCAAAAATTTGGCGTGCCATGCTGCGTGTTAAGGAGTATTAGCGATAACGCTGATGAGGAAGCTAACATGAGCTTTGATGAATTTTTAGAAAAAAGCGCTCAAACTTCAGCGAAATTCTTAAAAAGCATGGTGGATAAGCTTTAG
- a CDS encoding dentin sialophosphopreproprotein, protein MKAIKILFMMTLSLNAISVNRALFDLKDSQLKGELTPKIVNFGGYKSSTTEWGATALNYINAANGDAKKFSVLVEKMRFGSGILGNLRAHAHLRQALKLQKNLKYCLKIIARDSFYSYRTGIYIPLGISLKDQKTAQKMLADLSVVGAYLKKQQENEKAQSPYYRSNNYYNSYYSPYYGMYGMGMYGMYGMGMYDFYDFYDGMYGFYPNMFFMMQVQDYLMLENYMYAIDQEEILDHDDSVNQLDTPTDDDRDDKDDKSLQQANLMSFYRDPKFSKGIQTNRLNSALVNLDNSRMLKDNSLFHTKAMPTKSVDAITSQAKELNHLVGQIKEMKQDGASPSKIDSVVNKAMEVRDKLDNNLNQLDNDLKDQKGLSSEQQAQVDKALDSVQQLSHSSDVVGNYLDGSLKIDGDDRDDLNDAMNNPMQQPAQQTPTNNMGNTHANDSKDQGGNALINPNSATNTDDTHTDDTHTDTNATNDTSTTDTPTDDKDAGGMNNTGDMNNTDTGNTDTGNTDTGNTDDASNMSNGNDDMGNTNDDMNNGNDMGDDMNNANDMNDDMGNSNDDMGDMGDMNDDMGGDMGDMGDMGDMGN, encoded by the coding sequence ATGAAAGCTATAAAAATACTTTTTATGATGACACTCAGTTTAAACGCTATTAGCGTGAATAGGGCGTTGTTTGACTTAAAAGATTCGCAATTAAAAGGGGAATTAACGCCAAAAATAGTGAATTTTGGGGGTTATAAAAGCAGCACCACAGAGTGGGGAGCTACGGCTTTAAACTATATCAATGCGGCTAATGGCGATGCGAAAAAATTCAGCGTGCTAGTAGAAAAAATGCGTTTTGGCTCTGGCATCTTGGGGAATTTAAGAGCGCATGCGCATTTAAGGCAAGCCCTAAAATTGCAAAAGAATTTGAAATATTGCCTTAAAATCATCGCTAGGGATTCTTTTTATAGTTACCGCACCGGTATTTATATCCCCTTAGGCATTTCTTTAAAAGATCAAAAAACGGCTCAAAAAATGCTCGCTGATTTGAGCGTGGTAGGGGCGTATCTTAAAAAACAACAAGAGAATGAAAAGGCTCAAAGCCCTTATTACAGGAGCAACAACTATTACAACTCTTACTATAGCCCTTATTATGGCATGTATGGAATGGGAATGTATGGCATGTATGGCATGGGCATGTATGATTTTTATGACTTTTATGATGGCATGTATGGATTCTACCCTAACATGTTTTTCATGATGCAAGTTCAAGATTACTTGATGTTGGAAAATTATATGTATGCGATCGATCAAGAAGAGATTTTAGACCATGACGATTCTGTTAATCAACTTGATACGCCTACTGATGATGACAGAGATGATAAGGACGATAAATCCTTACAGCAGGCTAATCTCATGAGCTTTTATCGTGATCCCAAATTCAGCAAAGGCATTCAAACCAACCGCTTGAATAGCGCTTTAGTCAATTTAGACAACAGCCGCATGCTCAAAGACAATTCGCTTTTCCACACTAAAGCCATGCCCACTAAAAGCGTGGATGCGATCACTTCTCAAGCCAAAGAGCTTAACCATTTAGTGGGGCAAATCAAAGAAATGAAGCAAGATGGGGCGAGTCCTAGTAAGATTGATTCAGTTGTCAATAAAGCTATGGAAGTGAGGGATAAATTAGACAATAATTTAAACCAGCTAGACAATGACTTAAAAGATCAAAAAGGGCTTTCAAGCGAGCAACAAGCTCAAGTGGATAAAGCCCTAGACAGCGTGCAACAATTAAGCCATAGCAGCGATGTGGTGGGGAATTATTTAGACGGGAGTTTGAAAATTGATGGCGATGATAGAGATGATTTGAATGATGCGATGAATAACCCCATGCAACAACCTGCGCAACAAACGCCCACCAACAACATGGGCAACACCCATGCAAATGACAGCAAGGATCAAGGGGGTAACGCGCTCATAAACCCTAACAGCGCCACTAACACCGATGACACTCACACCGACGACACTCACACTGACACTAACGCCACAAACGATACCAGCACCACTGACACCCCCACTGATGATAAAGATGCTGGCGGCATGAACAATACCGGCGATATGAATAATACCGATACCGGCAACACAGACACCGGCAACACTGATACCGGTAACACTGATGATGCGAGCAACATGAGCAACGGCAACGATGATATGGGTAATACTAATGACGACATGAACAACGGCAACGACATGGGCGATGACATGAATAATGCGAACGACATGAACGATGACATGGGTAATAGCAACGATGACATGGGCGATATGGGGGATATGAACGATGATATGGGTGGCGATATGGGAGACATGGGGGATATGGGCGATATGGGGAATTGA
- a CDS encoding methyl-accepting chemotaxis protein: MKSTRIGSKIVMMVCAVVIAISAVMGVIISYKVESVLQSQATELLQKKAQLVSFKIQGIMKRIFIGANTLEKLLSDENSAINDTLKKRMLSEFLLANSHVLLISAIYTDSNERTITAIKMDSKIAYPNTALNENMTNQIRSLKDTTHSDPYYKEVNGDKIYGMDITLPLMDKNQKTIGALNLFLNIDAFYTDVVGKKKSNTFLMGKDGRLLINPNREIQDKILSAINPDKRVAKAVEYYNQNEAGTLSYHSLSGNTETFLAIQPFDFFEEKGDNGNQWRWAIGKYVNKSLVFKEATNTKYIIITTLILGVLVLALLVFVIISSLITQRISRVNNTLNDFFNLLNNPKNNHAISLTPPSAYDEIGQMQASINENILKTQESIQADNQAIQNSIEVTNHVENGDFTQEIACVPKNKDLQALKNTINSIIQYFRNQIGANIEALNNALEHYKNLDFTHHIQNPKANMEKALNTLGQEISSMLKASLGFANALNHESKDLKTCVDNLTKTAHKQERSLKNTTQSLEEITNIITTIDSKSQEMISQGEDIKSVVDMIRDIADQTNLLALNAAIEAARAGEHGRGFAVVADEVRKLAERTQKSLSEIEANINILVQSIADNAESIKMQNKGVENIHNSINALQQDVQDNLTIANHSLQVSTKIDGISQDILEDVSKKKF; encoded by the coding sequence ATGAAATCTACAAGAATTGGTTCTAAAATTGTCATGATGGTGTGTGCGGTTGTCATTGCGATTAGCGCTGTTATGGGCGTTATTATCAGCTACAAGGTTGAAAGCGTGTTGCAAAGCCAAGCCACAGAATTGCTGCAAAAAAAGGCTCAGTTAGTCAGTTTTAAGATTCAAGGCATCATGAAACGCATTTTTATTGGCGCTAACACCCTTGAAAAACTTTTAAGCGATGAAAATAGCGCTATCAACGACACCCTAAAAAAGCGCATGCTCTCTGAGTTTTTGTTAGCAAACTCTCATGTGTTATTGATTAGCGCGATTTATACGGATAGTAATGAACGGACCATCACTGCTATAAAAATGGATTCAAAAATCGCCTACCCTAATACCGCACTCAATGAAAATATGACCAATCAAATCCGTTCGCTCAAAGATACAACCCATTCAGATCCCTATTATAAAGAGGTTAATGGCGATAAAATCTATGGCATGGATATTACCCTCCCCTTAATGGACAAGAATCAAAAGACTATAGGCGCGCTGAACCTCTTTTTAAACATTGACGCTTTTTATACAGATGTGGTAGGCAAGAAAAAGAGTAACACCTTTTTAATGGGGAAAGATGGCAGGCTTTTAATCAACCCTAATCGTGAGATCCAAGATAAGATTTTAAGCGCTATCAATCCGGATAAAAGAGTCGCTAAAGCTGTGGAGTATTACAATCAAAACGAAGCGGGCACTTTGAGCTACCATTCATTGAGCGGGAATACAGAAACCTTTTTAGCCATACAGCCCTTTGATTTTTTTGAAGAAAAAGGGGATAACGGCAATCAGTGGCGTTGGGCAATTGGGAAATATGTCAATAAATCTTTAGTCTTTAAAGAAGCCACAAACACCAAATACATTATTATCACCACCTTGATTTTAGGCGTGCTGGTGTTAGCCCTTTTAGTCTTTGTCATTATTTCTAGTCTTATAACCCAACGCATCAGTAGGGTCAATAACACCCTAAATGATTTTTTCAACTTGCTTAATAACCCCAAAAATAACCATGCCATAAGCCTAACGCCCCCAAGCGCTTATGATGAAATCGGGCAAATGCAAGCTTCTATTAATGAAAACATTCTTAAAACCCAAGAAAGCATTCAAGCCGATAATCAAGCTATTCAAAACAGCATTGAAGTAACAAACCATGTGGAAAATGGGGATTTCACGCAAGAAATCGCATGCGTGCCTAAAAATAAAGATTTGCAAGCCCTAAAAAATACGATTAATAGCATTATCCAGTATTTTCGCAACCAAATTGGCGCCAATATTGAAGCCCTAAATAACGCCCTAGAGCATTATAAAAACCTGGATTTCACCCACCACATCCAAAACCCTAAAGCCAACATGGAAAAAGCGCTCAACACTTTAGGGCAAGAAATTTCTAGCATGCTTAAAGCTTCTTTAGGGTTTGCAAACGCGCTCAATCATGAATCCAAAGATTTAAAAACTTGCGTGGATAACTTAACCAAAACCGCTCACAAACAAGAAAGAAGCCTGAAAAACACCACTCAATCCTTAGAAGAAATCACTAATATTATCACAACCATTGATTCTAAAAGCCAAGAGATGATCTCTCAAGGCGAAGACATTAAAAGCGTGGTGGATATGATTAGAGATATTGCCGATCAAACCAATCTTTTAGCCCTAAACGCCGCTATTGAAGCCGCAAGGGCTGGCGAGCATGGCAGAGGCTTTGCGGTGGTGGCTGATGAGGTGAGAAAGCTCGCTGAAAGGACGCAAAAATCGCTCAGCGAAATTGAAGCCAATATCAATATTTTAGTTCAAAGCATTGCCGATAACGCTGAGTCTATTAAAATGCAAAACAAGGGCGTAGAAAACATTCACAACTCCATTAACGCCTTGCAACAAGATGTGCAGGATAATTTGACTATCGCTAATCATTCTTTACAAGTCAGCACTAAAATTGATGGGATCTCTCAAGATATTTTAGAAGATGTGAGCAAGAAGAAATTTTAA
- a CDS encoding restriction endonuclease, which produces MKNHLPFDTFLKSLKTSNRTLDFFTDWQKCLKNKNGISIALNHLNFLLGKDTKELKNCVKSLFKEYPKAFNVLNILIAVRNKDDIVRDANGNFYPLYSYFEDDEKVYEFIRQTGLEQIFCNRNIKDLNDFVFGIEVGLDSNARKNRSGKVMENHLSGLFIQAQLNFKEQVDIREFEDLRQAFGNDIKKFDFVVFGKNKTYFIEANFYTISGSKFNEVARSYQDLALKFEAFPNYEFIWITDGTGWLDAKNKLQEAYKSVEIYNLSNVGDFISKVQKW; this is translated from the coding sequence ATGAAAAACCATCTGCCCTTTGATACTTTTTTAAAAAGCCTTAAGACAAGCAATCGAACTTTAGATTTTTTCACCGATTGGCAAAAGTGTCTCAAAAATAAAAATGGAATAAGTATCGCTTTAAACCACTTGAATTTTTTACTTGGGAAAGATACAAAAGAACTTAAAAATTGCGTTAAAAGTCTTTTTAAAGAATACCCCAAAGCTTTTAATGTTTTAAATATTCTCATTGCTGTGAGAAATAAAGATGATATAGTGCGTGATGCTAATGGCAATTTTTACCCCCTATATTCTTATTTTGAAGATGATGAAAAAGTCTATGAGTTTATTCGTCAAACGGGGTTAGAGCAAATTTTTTGCAACAGAAACATTAAAGATTTAAATGATTTTGTTTTTGGTATAGAAGTGGGGCTTGATAGCAATGCGAGAAAAAATCGCAGCGGAAAGGTTATGGAAAACCATCTTAGCGGTCTTTTTATTCAAGCTCAATTAAATTTTAAAGAACAAGTAGATATTAGAGAATTTGAGGATTTACGCCAGGCTTTTGGAAATGATATTAAAAAATTTGATTTTGTTGTTTTTGGTAAAAATAAAACTTATTTTATAGAAGCTAATTTTTATACCATTAGTGGGAGTAAGTTTAATGAAGTCGCAAGATCCTATCAGGACCTAGCTTTAAAATTTGAAGCATTCCCCAATTACGAATTTATTTGGATAACCGATGGCACAGGTTGGCTGGACGCTAAAAACAAACTTCAAGAAGCTTACAAATCTGTGGAGATCTACAATTTGAGCAATGTGGGTGATTTTATATCAAAGGTGCAAAAATGGTAA
- a CDS encoding FAD-dependent oxidoreductase, giving the protein MSMEFDAVIIGGGVSGCATFYTLSEYSSLKRVAIVEKCSKLAQISSSAKANSQTIHDGSIETNYTPEKAKKVRLSAYKTRQYALNKGLQNEVIFETQKMAIGVGDEECEFMKKRYESFKEIFVGLEEFDKQKIKELEPNVILGANGIDRHENIVGHGYQKDWSTMNFAKLSENFVEEALKLKPNNQVFLNFKVKKIEKRNDTYALISEDAEEVYAKFVLVNAGSYALPLAQSMGYGLDLGCLPVAGSFYFVPDLLRGKVYTVQNPKLPFAAVHGDPDAVIKGKTRIGPTALTMPKLERNKCWLKGISLELLKMDLNKDVFKIAFDLMSDKEIRNYVFKNMVFELPIIGKRKFLKDAQKIIPSLSLEDLEYAHGFGEVRPQVLDRTKRKLELGEKKICTHKGITFNMTPSPGATSCLQNALVDSQEIAAYLGESFALERFYKDLSPEELEN; this is encoded by the coding sequence ATGAGTATGGAATTTGATGCTGTGATTATTGGAGGTGGGGTTTCAGGGTGCGCGACCTTTTATACCCTAAGCGAATACAGCTCTTTAAAGCGCGTGGCTATCGTGGAAAAATGCTCTAAATTAGCTCAAATCAGCTCGAGCGCTAAGGCTAATTCGCAAACCATTCATGATGGCTCTATTGAAACGAATTACACTCCTGAAAAAGCTAAAAAAGTGCGTTTGAGCGCTTATAAGACCAGACAATACGCTTTGAACAAAGGCTTGCAAAATGAAGTGATTTTTGAAACCCAGAAAATGGCCATAGGTGTAGGCGATGAAGAATGCGAGTTCATGAAAAAACGCTACGAATCCTTTAAAGAAATCTTTGTGGGGTTGGAAGAATTTGACAAACAAAAGATTAAAGAATTAGAGCCTAATGTGATTTTAGGGGCTAATGGCATAGACAGGCATGAAAATATTGTTGGGCATGGTTATCAAAAAGATTGGAGCACCATGAATTTTGCGAAGTTGAGCGAAAACTTCGTTGAAGAAGCCCTAAAATTAAAGCCTAACAACCAGGTGTTTTTGAATTTCAAAGTGAAAAAGATTGAAAAACGCAACGACACTTACGCGCTCATTTCAGAAGACGCTGAAGAAGTGTATGCTAAATTCGTGCTAGTCAATGCTGGCTCTTACGCTTTGCCTTTGGCTCAGAGCATGGGCTATGGCCTGGATTTAGGGTGCTTGCCTGTGGCGGGCAGCTTTTATTTTGTGCCGGATTTATTAAGGGGTAAGGTCTATACCGTTCAAAACCCCAAACTCCCTTTTGCAGCCGTGCATGGCGACCCTGATGCTGTCATTAAAGGAAAAACACGAATCGGGCCTACGGCTTTAACGATGCCTAAATTAGAGCGCAACAAATGTTGGCTTAAGGGCATTAGCTTGGAATTGTTGAAAATGGATTTGAATAAAGACGTGTTTAAGATCGCGTTTGATTTGATGAGCGATAAAGAAATCCGTAATTATGTGTTTAAAAACATGGTTTTTGAATTGCCCATTATCGGTAAAAGGAAATTTTTAAAAGACGCTCAAAAAATCATTCCCTCTCTTAGTCTAGAAGATTTAGAATACGCTCATGGTTTTGGCGAAGTGCGTCCGCAAGTTTTAGACAGAACCAAGCGAAAGCTGGAATTAGGCGAAAAAAAGATTTGCACGCATAAAGGCATCACTTTCAACATGACCCCCTCTCCAGGCGCGACGAGTTGCTTGCAAAACGCCCTTGTGGATTCCCAAGAAATCGCTGCGTATTTGGGCGAGAGCTTTGCATTAGAACGCTTTTATAAAGATTTATCCCCAGAAGAATTGGAAAATTAA
- the fabD gene encoding [acyl-carrier-protein] S-malonyltransferase has protein sequence MQYALLFPGQGSQCIGMGKSFYESHTLAKELFERASNALKVDMKKTLFEENELLKESAYTQPAIYLVSYIAYQLLNKQVNGGLKPVFALGHSLGEVSAVSLSGALDFEKALKLTHQRGKMMQEACLNKDASMMVVLGVSEESLLSLCQRTKNVWCANFNGGMQVVLAGIKDDLKALEPTLKEMGAKRVVFLEMSVASHCPFLEPMIFKFQELLEKSLKDKFHFEIISNATNEAYHNKAKAVELLSLQLTQPVRYQDCVKSNNDRVDVFFELGCGSVLKGLNKRLSNKPTISVGDNKGLDEAIEFLEEYV, from the coding sequence ATGCAATACGCGCTATTATTTCCAGGGCAAGGCTCACAATGTATAGGAATGGGAAAATCATTCTATGAGAGCCACACCCTAGCTAAAGAATTGTTTGAAAGGGCTTCTAACGCGCTTAAAGTGGATATGAAAAAAACGCTTTTTGAAGAAAACGAGCTTTTAAAAGAAAGCGCTTACACCCAGCCTGCCATTTATTTAGTGAGCTATATCGCTTACCAATTGCTCAACAAGCAAGTGAATGGAGGGTTAAAACCCGTTTTTGCTTTAGGGCATTCGCTCGGCGAAGTGAGCGCGGTGTCTTTGAGTGGGGCGTTAGATTTTGAAAAAGCCCTTAAGCTCACGCACCAAAGAGGCAAAATGATGCAAGAAGCGTGCCTGAATAAAGACGCTTCCATGATGGTCGTTTTGGGCGTTTCTGAAGAAAGCCTTTTAAGCTTGTGTCAAAGAACTAAAAACGTGTGGTGCGCGAATTTCAATGGTGGCATGCAAGTGGTTTTAGCCGGGATTAAAGACGATTTGAAAGCCCTAGAGCCGACTTTAAAGGAAATGGGGGCTAAAAGAGTGGTTTTTTTAGAAATGAGCGTGGCGAGCCATTGCCCTTTTTTAGAGCCTATGATTTTTAAATTCCAGGAATTGCTAGAAAAAAGCTTGAAAGATAAATTCCATTTTGAAATCATCTCCAATGCGACTAACGAAGCGTATCATAACAAAGCAAAAGCCGTTGAATTGTTGAGCTTGCAACTCACTCAGCCGGTGCGTTATCAAGACTGCGTGAAATCTAACAACGACCGAGTGGATGTCTTTTTTGAATTAGGCTGTGGGAGTGTGTTAAAGGGGCTTAACAAGCGCTTAAGCAACAAGCCTACTATAAGCGTGGGGGATAATAAAGGGCTTGATGAAGCCATTGAATTTTTAGAAGAATACGTGTGA